The DNA segment CTGAGTCGGTGCGCTGGTCGCGCAGGGTGGTCAGCTTGTGGGCCACCAGGGGGTGGTCGACTACGTGGAGACGCATACCCCCACACTAACGGGGCACGGGCCGCGGCCGTGCCGGCATCAAACCGCCCGGTAGAGGGAAGATGATGATTCTGATCCAGGGGGCTCGGGGTTGGGGTGGTGGGGCCGATGCCCGGCGGCAGCGGGGAAGCGCACGGGGCGGACGACCGTAACGGGGGACTGGCCGGCGAGGCGGACGACCAGGCCGGCAGGCAGGCGCGGGTGGGGGACCGAAGAGCGCGCGCGGCGGGCAAGGCGCCGCGGTCCAGAGCGCGCGAGGCCGCCCGTGCTGCGGCAGCAGCGGCGGCGGGAGCAGCGGCGGGAGCGGCCGCGGGACCGGATGAGCACGACGGGGCGGACGGCCCCGGGGGGCCCGGCGCGGCCAACGTACTCGGCACGTCCAACGGGCCCGGCACGGCCGGGGGGCCCAGCGCAGCCGGCGGGCCCGGCGCGACCGCCGGACGCGGGACGACCGACCCGCCCGGCACGACCGACCCAGCTGGCACGACCGACCCACCCGGCACGACCGGCCCGCCCGGCGGATCCGCCGGTGGAATCGAGGGGCGGCCGGAGAGCGAGGCGGAGCGCCGGCGGCGCAGGGCGCAGTTCCTGCGCGACCTCACCGAGGCACGCGAGCTGCGCGCCCGGATCCGCCCGCGGCACGCCCGTGCGGAACGGATGAGGCAGGCGGTGCGCATGCGGACCTTCCGCTGGTAGCGGGATTCCCGCAGGATTGAGGTGCGGGACCGGTGAGGGCGCTCAGCGGTACCGCCGGCGGTTCCGCGCCGCGGCACGTTCCCCTCCGGATTCCCTCACCTGGCCGTCCGTTCGCCCTCCTGGCCGCAGGAAACCCCTCGCCCGCTCCCCCGCGCGGCGCGCCGGGCGGGCCCGGCGGGGGCGGCCGGGCGCCTCGGAGAAAGCGCAGGCCGTGGGCGGGGGGAGGGCCGTTCGGGAGCGGATGGCGATACGGAAGAATGCCCGAAAGGCGGACCGAGCGAAAACAAGAGCGGACACAGGGGGCGGAAGACCTCTCCTCAGGCCGTTCTTTCTGCCACGATTCCGATTGGGGCAGGGCTCAGCGCAGAACCCGCCTCAAGCCGCCGCCGGGGGGACCACCAACCGGCACGCCTATGACCAGTGGGAGAGTCACGGTGTACTTCGCCGCACTGCTCGCGCGCACCGAAGACGGGTGGGAAGCGAGCGACACGGAGCTCGACGATGTGGAGACCCTTTCGGATCTGACCGACCTGGCCCGCGAGGCCGCGTCCGACGAGGAGACGGTGCTCGTCTTCATCGAACAGGAGGACGCCTGGTTCGGCGTCGTCCGCGTGGACGGCGAGGAGGACCCGCGCATCTACGTCTCGGACGGCTCCGCAGCCGCCCGCAGCGCGTACGGCGAGATCCTGCTCACCGACGAACTGCTCGGCCGGGAGCCCGGC comes from the Streptomyces sp. TS71-3 genome and includes:
- a CDS encoding response regulator, translated to MPGGSGEAHGADDRNGGLAGEADDQAGRQARVGDRRARAAGKAPRSRAREAARAAAAAAAGAAAGAAAGPDEHDGADGPGGPGAANVLGTSNGPGTAGGPSAAGGPGATAGRGTTDPPGTTDPAGTTDPPGTTGPPGGSAGGIEGRPESEAERRRRRAQFLRDLTEARELRARIRPRHARAERMRQAVRMRTFRW